From the Lathyrus oleraceus cultivar Zhongwan6 chromosome 3, CAAS_Psat_ZW6_1.0, whole genome shotgun sequence genome, the window GTTCCCGAGATGGTTCCCAGGAACACGATGGAGGCGGTTAACTGTGTTAACCGCTAAAGCCTCGCCTACACGGCGGTTAAACATGTGTGGTTTAAGATCCTCAAGTTGTTCTCCAACGGGGTGGAACTCAAATGGGATACGAAGAGAATGAGCTAACTCTGTTAAACATCTTCCGGTTTCTCTAACTGATTCAATGCACGGCCCCACACCTGTGATCCGGAGGAACGGAGCACCGCCGGACCGTGCAGCCAATGCCTGCATGAATGCAGGCCACTGGTAACCCTGGAGGATATCAAGGTCGATGACATGGACACGCTCTTCAGCCTCAAACGCCTCGAAAATTGCTTGGTTAGCGGTAAAGTGAGCGAATTTTATGTAAGGACAAGCTTGGTAGACAATCTGGTAGATCCTGAGGACTTCCATAGCGTTTGATGGAAAGGTAGAGAAACttgatgatgaggaagatgaagaagATGGCGGTGTTATTTTTTTCATTGATGATGACTTTGTTGTAAGGGTTGCAGCGAGTCTTGCACTAAGAGATTCTGTGAAACATGAAGCTACACGTTGCATGGAGTCACCTAGTGGTGTTACTACTCTGTTGAGCTGGTGTAGGTACCTTCTTGCTAGCATGTATTCTTCTTTTGCAACTGCTTCAGCACAGGCTAGAAGCAAGTGCACCAGTTGAAGTCCACTGTCTTGCTCCTACATATATAATATAGTAATATTTCAACTCACAAATCATTAAAAGAAATAGAGTTGACAAAACAGGTCCTACCAACTAGGTTGCCAGAAATAGAGTTGACAAAACAGGTCCTATCAACTAGGTTGCCAGCATTTTTTTTGGGGGGAAGGTTTTAAGGTCGTACCCTATAATATGCTCGTACTCATCCGTCCCATTTTTTTTCTAGTTTTTGCAGAGTCAATGTTAATATAAATCTTTACATCCTGTTTTTTAAGACTTTTTTTGCTGGACGGGTCTAAATAGAGCGGATATACCCTTTTGCCACCTCAAATAAAATCACATGTTTCATTAAATTTAACTTATGTGCTCAAATTGATAATATTATGTTAGATAGACCATAAATTATGTTAACTAATTAAATTAAAGGATCAAGTGACTTAGAATTTGAAGTAAAAAATTTatatgaagaaagagaaaggAAAGATTTTATTACCTGTTCAATTCCAATTGGAATAGGAACGGTTAGACCTTGCTGTTGTGCTTGCAATTTTTGGTGTTTCTCTTGATACCTTTCTTGTTGTAAAGCTTGTGAAAGTGAAGCACTAGCCATAGATCCCATTTGATGATACATGTCACTCTCTTGAGACACTTGAGAAGATCCACCACCATGCATAACAGAAGATTCTTCGCTCACAGAACCACAATACCTTGAAGAGGAATTCTGCATTGTTAAACTATCCAAAATTGTCGAAATTGGTGTCTCCATGTCAAAACATTGATCATTAGAAGAAATAGCCTTAGTTGATGAAAAATCAACATCAACTTGATAATCTTCTAAGAACTCTTCAATTGCTGGCAATGAAAGATTTTCAACATGTTGCATGTATTGATTGTTTGGTGAATTGAAAACTCTATGAAGTGGACTAAGTCCTTTTCCTTTTTGTTGATTATTATTATAACTATTTAAACGAGGTGGTGAAAAGGTTTGAATTTGCATTCCTTGAACATAGTTATTATTATTACAGTTAGAAGGTTGTGGTGAATTAGGGTTAATGTTGTTCCTAATAGGGGATGATATCATGAAATCATTATCTAAATGGTCATTGAAAAATGATTCCCACATTGAACTATCTGGCGATTGGACTTCGACATCACCATCTAAGTCAAATTTGAGTGATGGTAGGTTTAAGCTTTGTGGGGTTAGAATACTAGTAATTTGATCTAAATCATCACAAGAATTTGTGACATTTTTCTTTGAAGAATTTGGTTGAACACATTTTTCTTTGATGGAATTTGAGCTTCCACAAAGTGAATTCATCATTTTTGGTGGTTAATTTCTTTGCTCCCTAAGCTACCAATACATGTATCTGAAAGTGATTTAGGTTGGTTTATGGAAAGAGCAATGCGTATGTTTTCTCTCTTTTTATTTAGGTGGGATGCAAAAAAGTACAAATTTTTATGAGAAAATTATGAGAGGAAAAGACAATACTTGATTCCAAGAGTTTGTGAGTTCTTTCATGTAGTGCTAAGACTTTGTGCTGGATTTTAAGAGGCCTGGTTTTTGTCATTTATAAACTTGTTTTAACTTTTTATTATTAGGAGCCTTTGGAATGCTTGAATTTGCAATAAAGGACAAAGGATTTGGTGGACCCCTTTTGCTATGGGCCGGCCCATCTATTTACAAGGTTCTTTTCATACTCACCTTGGCAATTATGCGCATCAATACGCATATGTAATTTTACTTTTGTTCGTGAATAAAATGGTACTCCCTCCGTTTctttataagtgtcactttcttgcaaaaaatttatttctttttaattgtcacttgcaaagttTAAGGTAGTATTAATTacaattttgtcaaaattatccctagataatgattgcagagagagaaaaagtaaagtgaatgtaacaattaattaagggtattataggtaaaagaagaattattatttgaaaagtaacaataatgattaatttccttggtatgtgtaaaaaatcaaaaaatgacacttaaaaaggaacggagggagtaataattattaaaaattaatataaataattgTAATTCCTAGACTTTGAACTTTGataataatatttaatttaataatattGACTTTTATGAATTATATATATTTTGtaaatcatttttttaatttaacagtctaataataatattttaattttaaaagtGAATAAATAAGATGTCTACTATTTAAATATGAATCTCCTACAATAAATTATTATTACACAATTATCAATTGGTTTAATATAGCATTTTAGATGACATGTTAATGAACTTTTGTTTTTTCTTATTGAAAAGAGGAAATGATACTATGAGCTATCACATATGCAATGCAAATAGAcgaattttttataaaaataatcCATTTTTTTAAGGAAATTCCTAAAATACCtctggtttcaaaaaaaaatctcaaactaccccacATTTAGGAGGAGACGCCAATTCAATTGAATGcagacgccaattggattggctagggcatgtgccatatccaatccaattggcgtccTTGTGTATAActtgagaggaggcgccaattggattgacgcctcagtgtaaaatgcaatttttttgttataaatagatgtgttgtgtgattcattgttccacatctcatttaatcatttggcaatcatgtttggtgttcgtcgccaatacggaaaggtgatttatgcgagagacaaacctcagatgctgatgttgttctggaacatcactacgttcgatcaactgaagggggagctggttcgttggttagatgggaaaataccagaagggaaaaaaattagaagtattgagaaACTCGATATTATCTTTGGTTaggtgcgaatgaagactgataaggatgctagggaaatgatgttcggtcgagatgacatcaatttgattgttgtaatcagctagaaatatttctgttttcagatagcttattttgtactgatgtttgttgtgaaccccgttgtaacaaaaacttaatgatatataatgattgaaggttacagaaatacaatgttacaaaaagcttaagacccagatgatgctccttgattgggacagttgttcttgttgtgtcctggttgacgataaatactacataatcttatcattttatctgtggaatccatttCTATCCTGATatgtgtgttgtttggccttccttttttctttctacgcatctcgttgtggtgccaaactatatcaccttcatatggaggctgatattcctccattggtagtactgagaagctttgattatatacattcatgacggtgacgGCCTTGTACATATCAGgtaaatggttgtaagcgtcttgacgagtataagcgcatgctgcaatgacatgggagcaaggaatgcggaaggcctggaattttccacaatcgcaccaacttctgtttagtctaacagcataggctaaatttggtctccccttgttgtggtccattgtttcctagacgctgaaattttgcctatgacggtcaaagactgttacagcgtgtgtgctagctttgatgctctcctctttcatgactttcatgcaacactcactgaatacttgcccggacattaacaccgcactccatctttcatCTCTGAttgcgaacgtagaagccaacctataataggtcaATCTTACAAAGGCGGTTATTGGCAGATttctaattcctttgaataccccgttcatgcattccacaaggtttgttgtcatatggccccatcgacaacctctgtcaaatgcccttgtccactgctctactggtatgttatttagccataTTCATGTGTCTTtattagacagtctaatttcatcacgataatattgaaatgacggctgagttagagcatacccaacattcaccaccttcttgcgaagattcttatcttttattgctcgcatgaagttttgtgcaatatgtctgatgcaatagacatgggtagaaggaggatctTGCCATCTattgtcatggttgttgtaggcactctcaatggcagcagGTCTATCAAAAATCAAatagagattggcttgtggagccacatgcgttctgagatgtcgaagaaagaaacctCATCCAACAtccgtttcaccttcaaccagagcaaaggcaatgggaaatacatgGTTGTTTCCATCTTGTGCAACcaccataagcaaagtacccttgtatttg encodes:
- the LOC127128197 gene encoding GRAS family protein RAM1, whose protein sequence is MMNSLCGSSNSIKEKCVQPNSSKKNVTNSCDDLDQITSILTPQSLNLPSLKFDLDGDVEVQSPDSSMWESFFNDHLDNDFMISSPIRNNINPNSPQPSNCNNNNYVQGMQIQTFSPPRLNSYNNNQQKGKGLSPLHRVFNSPNNQYMQHVENLSLPAIEEFLEDYQVDVDFSSTKAISSNDQCFDMETPISTILDSLTMQNSSSRYCGSVSEESSVMHGGGSSQVSQESDMYHQMGSMASASLSQALQQERYQEKHQKLQAQQQGLTVPIPIGIEQEQDSGLQLVHLLLACAEAVAKEEYMLARRYLHQLNRVVTPLGDSMQRVASCFTESLSARLAATLTTKSSSMKKITPPSSSSSSSSSFSTFPSNAMEVLRIYQIVYQACPYIKFAHFTANQAIFEAFEAEERVHVIDLDILQGYQWPAFMQALAARSGGAPFLRITGVGPCIESVRETGRCLTELAHSLRIPFEFHPVGEQLEDLKPHMFNRRVGEALAVNTVNRLHRVPGNHLGNLLSMIRDQAPNIVTLVEQEASHNGPYFLGRFLEALHYYSAIFDSLDATFPMESAPRAKVEQYIFAPEIHNIVACEGEERIERHERLEKWRKIMEGKGFKGVALSPNAVTQSRILLGLYSCDGYRLTEDKGCLLLGWQDRSIIAASAWRC